Proteins encoded by one window of Primulina huaijiensis isolate GDHJ02 chromosome 1, ASM1229523v2, whole genome shotgun sequence:
- the LOC140983736 gene encoding pleiotropic drug resistance protein 3-like isoform X2, whose product MESFRRDSSDAPFQPLDSSRKEDEEFELQWAAIERLPTFQRLRTSVFDISQETTKTDAEIEGKRIVNVAKLGALERRLFVQKLIKNVEKDNLRLLKRIRERIDRVDVKLPAIEVRFRHLSVEAKCRVVDGKPLPTLWNSLASMLPVWKAFGCQSQEARISILKGISGIIKPSRLTLILGPPGCGKTTLLKALAGKLQDPLKVTGEVSYNGYELREFVPEKTSAYISQYDIHVPEMTVKETIDFSARCQGVGSRGDIMQELSKREKAAGIIPDPDIDTYMKAISIEGQRRNLQTDYVLKILGMDMCSDVIAGDAIQRGISGGQKKRLTTGEIIVGPMKALFMDEISTGLDSSTTFQIVTCLQQLAHLTDATILIVLLQPDPETFELFDDVLLMAEGRLIYQGPRSEVLQFFENCGFKCPDRKSAADFLQEVISRKDQSRYWCRSYDTYSYISVSQFCELFETSYLGERLNQELSKQYDKSQSHENALSFSTCTISKWELFKACMAREVLLMKRNIPLYVFKTVQLIIIAFITMTIFMSTRMIIDLKHANYVMGSLFYTLIRLMTNGVAELAMTVSRLPVFYKQKAFCLYPVWAYSIPASVIKIPLSLLDSIIWTSMTYYVIGYSPEVERFFCQILLLFLVHGTSTSLCRLIASIFKSMVVATTFGLLTLVVMFLFGGFIIQRSSLPPWLRWGFWVSPMTYGEIGISLNEFLAPRWQKVSLGNTTLGQTILAGHGMDFGGYFYWISVGVLFGFMIMFDIGFVLALTYLKAPGAVQAIISKDKLLHLKARENHKSFLENDSTEASYPSDSSKIQGSVNHKTNTNRMDISVQEMADQVSTIKGNMILPFQPLTMVFQGVQYFVDTPKEMRESGFDHRKLQLLHDMTGAFRPGILTALMGVSGAGKTTLMDVLSGRKNGGTVEGDKRIAGYPKVQKTFARISGYCEQYDIHSPQITVEESVMYSAWLRLPTQIDPESKHEFVKEVISMIELDEIKDFIVGIPGQNGLSTEQRKRLTIAVELVSNPSIIFMDEPTSGLDARAAAIVMRTVKKIVATGRTTVCTIHQPSIDVFEVFDELILMKMGGKIIYSGELGYHSHKLIEYFERIPQLQKIRNNYNPATWMLEVTSTSVEEELGLDFAKIYKESTLYQETMNTVRQLSEPQTGSKDLHFPTQYPQNGWEHFKACLWKQCLSYWRSPEYNLARFLFMIVAALFFGAIFWQKGQDINNEQDFLNILGSMYLAVIFLGINNCSLVLPYVATERTVFYRERFAGMYSSMAYSLAQVTIELPYVFMLAALYVTIIYPSVGYYASVSKVLWCFYTTFCTFLYFIYLGMLIISLTPSLQVASVMATAVYTIWSLFSGFLLPGPEIPIWWSWCYWISPSSWSLNGLLTSQYGDLDVDIVMFGEVKSAKTFLKEYFGFRHDRLWIVAVALLGFPALFASLFAFFMGRLNFQRR is encoded by the exons ATGGAATCATTCAGAAGGGACAGTAGTGATGCACCTTTTCAACCTCTTGATTCATCTAGGAAGGAGGATGAAGAATTCGAATTACAGTGGGCTGCCATCGAGAGATTACCCACGTTCCAACGACTCAGGACATCAGTGTTTGATATTAGTCAAGAAACTACAAAAACTGATGCTGAGATTGAAGGGAAAAGAATTGTCAATGTTGCTAAGCTTGGAGCACTTGAACGACGCCTTTTTGTGCAGAAGCTAATAAAGAACGTCGAGAAAGACAATCTGAGGCTGCTTAAAAGAATAAGAGAACGAATAGACAG AGTTGATGTAAAGTTACCTGCAATCGAGGTGAGGTTCAGACATCTTTCTGTGGAAGCCAAGTGTCGAGTAGTTGATGGAAAGCCACTGCCAACACTCTGGAATTCTCTTGCAAGCATGCTTCCG GTTTGGAAGGCTTTCGGGTGCCAGTCTCAGGAAGCCAGGATAAGCATCTTGAAAGGCATCAGTGGCATCATCAAGCCATCAAG GCTTACTCTCATTCTTGGTCCCCCAGGCTGCGGAAAAACTACACTGCTGAAGGCTCTTGCTGGAAAGTTGCAAGATCCTCTCAAG GTTACAGGAGAAGTTTCATACAACGGTTATGAACTCCGTGAATTTGTTCCGGAAAAAACATCGGCTTACATAAGCCAATATGATATCCATGTGCCGGAGATGACGGTGAAGGAAACAATTGATTTTTCTGCACGTTGTCAAGGGGTTGGAAGTAGAGGAG ATATCATGCAAGAATTGAGCAAAAGAGAGAAAGCAGCAGGCATTATACCTGATCCAGATATTGACACCTACATGAAG GCAATTTCAATCGAgggtcaaagaagaaatctTCAGACAGATTATGTGCTGAAG ATCCTTGGAATGGATATGTGCTCTGATGTCATTGCTGGGGATGCAATTCAAAGAGGAATTTCAGGTGGACAGAAGAAAAGATTGACTACAGGAGAAATAATTGTTGGTCCAATGAAAGCATTATTTATGGACGAAATATCCACAGGCCTAGACAGTTCCACAACCTTTCAGATAGTGACCTGTCTTCAGCAACTTGCTCACTTGACTGATGCAACCATTTTAATTGTGTTGCTTCAACCAGATCCGGAAACGTTTGAACTCTTCGATGATGTTTTATTAATGGCAGAAGGCAGACTTATCTATCAAGGGCCTCGCAGTGAGGTCCTTCAGTTTTTCGAGAATTGTGGATTCAAATGTCCAGATCGGAAGAGCGCAGCAGACTTCCTTCAGGAG GTAATATCAAGAAAAGATCAATCTAGGTACTGGTGTAGATCATATGATACTTATAGTTACATCTCAGTGAGTCAGTTCTGTGAGCTGTTTGAAACCAGCTACCTTGGAGAACGATTAAACCAGGAGCTCTCTAAGCAATACGACAAATCCCAATCCCATGAAAATGCTTTATCATTCAGCACTTGTACCATCAGCAAATGGGAATTGTTCAAAGCTTGTATGGCCAGAGAAGTGCTTCTCATGAAGCGGAATATCCCTTTATACGTGTTTAAAACAGTACAG CTGATCATCATTGCCTTCATAACAATGACAATATTCATGAGTACTCGAATGATTATCGACTTGAAACATGCAAACTACGTGATGGGTTCTCTGTTCTATACACTCATCAGGCTTATGACAAATGGAGTTGCAGAGCTAGCAATGACGGTTTCAAGACTCCCAGTGTTCTACAAACAAAAGGCATTTTGTCTGTATCCAGTATGGGCGTATTCAATCCCAGCTTCTGTTATCAAGATTCCACTTTCACTTCTTGACTCCATTATATGGACATCAATGACATACTATGTGATTGGATATTCTCCTGAAGTCGAGAG GTTCTTCTGCCAAATTCTCCTACTATTTTTGGTACATGGAACGTCAACATCTCTCTGTAGACTCATAGCATCAATCTTCAAAAGTATGGTTGTTGCAACGACTTTCGGTTTATTAACATTAGTGGTTATGTTCTTGTTTGGAGGTTTCATTATTCAACGAT CCTCTCTACCACCATGGTTGAGATGGGGATTCTGGGTATCTCCAATGACATATGGGGAAATAGGGATTTCACTAAATGAATTCCTTGCTCCACGCTGGCAAAAG GTCAGCCTGGGAAACACAACTCTAGGACAGACTATCTTAGCTGGGCATGGGATGGATTTCGGTGGATACTTTTATTGGATATCAGTAGGGGTATTATTTGGATTCATGATAATGTTTGACATTGGTTTTGTATTAGCCTTGACTTACCTAAAAG CTCCAGGGGCAGTTCAAGCCATTATTTCTAAAGACAAGTTACTACATCTTAAAGCAAGAGAAAATCATAAGTCATTCTTGGAAAATGATTCAACTGAAGCCTCTTATCCTTCAGATTCCTCCAAAATCCAAGGGTCAGTTAATCATAAAACAAACACAAACAGAATGGACATCTCTGTCCAAGAAATGGCAGATCAAGTGTCTACCATCAAAGGAAACATGATCCTACCATTCCAGCCACTGACTATGGTATTTCAAGGAGTGCAATATTTTGTTGATACACCCAAG GAAATGAGAGAGAGTGGTTTCGACCATAGAAAACTTCAACTGCTTCATGATATGACTGGTGCATTCAGGCCTGGAATCCTAACAGCACTAATGGGAGTCAGCGGTGCTGGGAAAACAACTCTCATGGATGTTCTTTCTGGAAGAAAAAATGGTGGAACTGTGGAAGGAGATAAAAGAATTGCAGGATATCCCAAAGTTCAGAAAACATTTGCTAGAATATCGGGTTACTGTGAGCAGTATGACATACATTCCCCACAAATTACAGTCGAAGAATCTGTGATGTACTCGGCTTGGTTGAGATTACCAACACAGATTGATCCAGAAAGCAAACAT GAATTTGTTAAGGAAGTCATCAGCATGATTGAGCTTGatgaaatcaaagatttcaTTGTTGGCATTCCTGGACAAAATGGGCTTTCTACTGAGCAGCGGAAGAGGCTAACCATTGCAGTGGAGCTTGTTTCCAATCCATCAATCATTTTCATGGATGAGCCGACATCGGGTTTAGATGCCAGAGCAGCAGCTATTGTCATGCGCACAGTTAAAAAAATAGTTGCCACAGGAAGAACCACGGTTTGTACCATTCACCAACCAAGCATCGATGTTTTTGAAGTATTTGATGAG TTGATTCTAATGAAAATGGGAGGGAAAATCATCTATTCTGGAGAGTTGGGTTACCATTCCCATAAACTTATAGAATATTTTGAG AGAATTCCGCAGTTACAAAAGATAAGAAACAATTATAATCCTGCAACATGGATGTTAGAGGTTACCTCTACATCAGTAGAAGAAGAGCTTGGATTAGACTTTGCTAAAATTTACAAGGAGTCAACACTTTATCA GGAAACAATGAATACTGTAAGGCAGCTGAGTGAACCACAAACAGGTTCAAAAGACTTGCATTTTCCAACTCAGTATCCACAGAACGGTTGGGAACATTTCAAGGCTTGCCTTTGGAAACAGTGTCTGTCGTATTGGAGAAGCCCAGAATACAACTTGGCGCGCTTCCTTTTCATGATTGTTGCGGCATTATTCTTTGGAGCGATATTTTGGCAGAAGGGGCAAGACAT AAACAACGAGCAAGATTTCCTTAACATTCTTGGATCAATGTATCTCGCGGTCATCTTCTTGGGCATAAATAACTGTTCATTAGTGCTTCCATATGTTGCAACCGAACGAACAGTTTTTTATCGAGAGAGATTTGCTGGGATGTACTCATCAATGGCCTACTCACTAGCACAG GTAACAATAGAATTACCATATGTATTTATGCTAGCAGCTCTCTATGTGACCATCATATATCCATCGGTTGGATATTATGCATCAGTCAGCAAGGTGCTCTGGTGTTTCTACACTACATTCTGCACGTTTCTGTACTTTATTTACCTCGGGATGCTTATAATTTCACTAACGCCAAGTCTCCAAGTAGCATCCGTGATGGCAACAGCAGTCTACACTATATGGAGTCTTTTCTCGGGTTTTCTACTGCCAGGACCG GAAATTCCTATATGGTGGAGTTGGTGCTATTGGATCTCTCCGTCGTCATGGTCCCTGAATGGTCTGCTGACATCACAATATGGAGACTTGGATGTAGACATAGTAATGTTTGGAGAAGTCAAATCTGCAAAAACCTTTCTGAAAGAATACTTCGGGTTTCGACATGATCGTTTATGGATAGTAGCAGTTGCACTGCTCGGTTTTCCTGCTCTTTTCGCCTCTCTGTTCGCATTTTTCATGGGGAGACTGAACTTCCAGAGGAGGTAA
- the LOC140983736 gene encoding pleiotropic drug resistance protein 3-like isoform X1, which translates to MESFRRDSSDAPFQPLDSSRKEDEEFELQWAAIERLPTFQRLRTSVFDISQETTKTDAEIEGKRIVNVAKLGALERRLFVQKLIKNVEKDNLRLLKRIRERIDRVDVKLPAIEVRFRHLSVEAKCRVVDGKPLPTLWNSLASMLPVWKAFGCQSQEARISILKGISGIIKPSRLTLILGPPGCGKTTLLKALAGKLQDPLKLQVTGEVSYNGYELREFVPEKTSAYISQYDIHVPEMTVKETIDFSARCQGVGSRGDIMQELSKREKAAGIIPDPDIDTYMKAISIEGQRRNLQTDYVLKILGMDMCSDVIAGDAIQRGISGGQKKRLTTGEIIVGPMKALFMDEISTGLDSSTTFQIVTCLQQLAHLTDATILIVLLQPDPETFELFDDVLLMAEGRLIYQGPRSEVLQFFENCGFKCPDRKSAADFLQEVISRKDQSRYWCRSYDTYSYISVSQFCELFETSYLGERLNQELSKQYDKSQSHENALSFSTCTISKWELFKACMAREVLLMKRNIPLYVFKTVQLIIIAFITMTIFMSTRMIIDLKHANYVMGSLFYTLIRLMTNGVAELAMTVSRLPVFYKQKAFCLYPVWAYSIPASVIKIPLSLLDSIIWTSMTYYVIGYSPEVERFFCQILLLFLVHGTSTSLCRLIASIFKSMVVATTFGLLTLVVMFLFGGFIIQRSSLPPWLRWGFWVSPMTYGEIGISLNEFLAPRWQKVSLGNTTLGQTILAGHGMDFGGYFYWISVGVLFGFMIMFDIGFVLALTYLKAPGAVQAIISKDKLLHLKARENHKSFLENDSTEASYPSDSSKIQGSVNHKTNTNRMDISVQEMADQVSTIKGNMILPFQPLTMVFQGVQYFVDTPKEMRESGFDHRKLQLLHDMTGAFRPGILTALMGVSGAGKTTLMDVLSGRKNGGTVEGDKRIAGYPKVQKTFARISGYCEQYDIHSPQITVEESVMYSAWLRLPTQIDPESKHEFVKEVISMIELDEIKDFIVGIPGQNGLSTEQRKRLTIAVELVSNPSIIFMDEPTSGLDARAAAIVMRTVKKIVATGRTTVCTIHQPSIDVFEVFDELILMKMGGKIIYSGELGYHSHKLIEYFERIPQLQKIRNNYNPATWMLEVTSTSVEEELGLDFAKIYKESTLYQETMNTVRQLSEPQTGSKDLHFPTQYPQNGWEHFKACLWKQCLSYWRSPEYNLARFLFMIVAALFFGAIFWQKGQDINNEQDFLNILGSMYLAVIFLGINNCSLVLPYVATERTVFYRERFAGMYSSMAYSLAQVTIELPYVFMLAALYVTIIYPSVGYYASVSKVLWCFYTTFCTFLYFIYLGMLIISLTPSLQVASVMATAVYTIWSLFSGFLLPGPEIPIWWSWCYWISPSSWSLNGLLTSQYGDLDVDIVMFGEVKSAKTFLKEYFGFRHDRLWIVAVALLGFPALFASLFAFFMGRLNFQRR; encoded by the exons ATGGAATCATTCAGAAGGGACAGTAGTGATGCACCTTTTCAACCTCTTGATTCATCTAGGAAGGAGGATGAAGAATTCGAATTACAGTGGGCTGCCATCGAGAGATTACCCACGTTCCAACGACTCAGGACATCAGTGTTTGATATTAGTCAAGAAACTACAAAAACTGATGCTGAGATTGAAGGGAAAAGAATTGTCAATGTTGCTAAGCTTGGAGCACTTGAACGACGCCTTTTTGTGCAGAAGCTAATAAAGAACGTCGAGAAAGACAATCTGAGGCTGCTTAAAAGAATAAGAGAACGAATAGACAG AGTTGATGTAAAGTTACCTGCAATCGAGGTGAGGTTCAGACATCTTTCTGTGGAAGCCAAGTGTCGAGTAGTTGATGGAAAGCCACTGCCAACACTCTGGAATTCTCTTGCAAGCATGCTTCCG GTTTGGAAGGCTTTCGGGTGCCAGTCTCAGGAAGCCAGGATAAGCATCTTGAAAGGCATCAGTGGCATCATCAAGCCATCAAG GCTTACTCTCATTCTTGGTCCCCCAGGCTGCGGAAAAACTACACTGCTGAAGGCTCTTGCTGGAAAGTTGCAAGATCCTCTCAAG TTACAGGTTACAGGAGAAGTTTCATACAACGGTTATGAACTCCGTGAATTTGTTCCGGAAAAAACATCGGCTTACATAAGCCAATATGATATCCATGTGCCGGAGATGACGGTGAAGGAAACAATTGATTTTTCTGCACGTTGTCAAGGGGTTGGAAGTAGAGGAG ATATCATGCAAGAATTGAGCAAAAGAGAGAAAGCAGCAGGCATTATACCTGATCCAGATATTGACACCTACATGAAG GCAATTTCAATCGAgggtcaaagaagaaatctTCAGACAGATTATGTGCTGAAG ATCCTTGGAATGGATATGTGCTCTGATGTCATTGCTGGGGATGCAATTCAAAGAGGAATTTCAGGTGGACAGAAGAAAAGATTGACTACAGGAGAAATAATTGTTGGTCCAATGAAAGCATTATTTATGGACGAAATATCCACAGGCCTAGACAGTTCCACAACCTTTCAGATAGTGACCTGTCTTCAGCAACTTGCTCACTTGACTGATGCAACCATTTTAATTGTGTTGCTTCAACCAGATCCGGAAACGTTTGAACTCTTCGATGATGTTTTATTAATGGCAGAAGGCAGACTTATCTATCAAGGGCCTCGCAGTGAGGTCCTTCAGTTTTTCGAGAATTGTGGATTCAAATGTCCAGATCGGAAGAGCGCAGCAGACTTCCTTCAGGAG GTAATATCAAGAAAAGATCAATCTAGGTACTGGTGTAGATCATATGATACTTATAGTTACATCTCAGTGAGTCAGTTCTGTGAGCTGTTTGAAACCAGCTACCTTGGAGAACGATTAAACCAGGAGCTCTCTAAGCAATACGACAAATCCCAATCCCATGAAAATGCTTTATCATTCAGCACTTGTACCATCAGCAAATGGGAATTGTTCAAAGCTTGTATGGCCAGAGAAGTGCTTCTCATGAAGCGGAATATCCCTTTATACGTGTTTAAAACAGTACAG CTGATCATCATTGCCTTCATAACAATGACAATATTCATGAGTACTCGAATGATTATCGACTTGAAACATGCAAACTACGTGATGGGTTCTCTGTTCTATACACTCATCAGGCTTATGACAAATGGAGTTGCAGAGCTAGCAATGACGGTTTCAAGACTCCCAGTGTTCTACAAACAAAAGGCATTTTGTCTGTATCCAGTATGGGCGTATTCAATCCCAGCTTCTGTTATCAAGATTCCACTTTCACTTCTTGACTCCATTATATGGACATCAATGACATACTATGTGATTGGATATTCTCCTGAAGTCGAGAG GTTCTTCTGCCAAATTCTCCTACTATTTTTGGTACATGGAACGTCAACATCTCTCTGTAGACTCATAGCATCAATCTTCAAAAGTATGGTTGTTGCAACGACTTTCGGTTTATTAACATTAGTGGTTATGTTCTTGTTTGGAGGTTTCATTATTCAACGAT CCTCTCTACCACCATGGTTGAGATGGGGATTCTGGGTATCTCCAATGACATATGGGGAAATAGGGATTTCACTAAATGAATTCCTTGCTCCACGCTGGCAAAAG GTCAGCCTGGGAAACACAACTCTAGGACAGACTATCTTAGCTGGGCATGGGATGGATTTCGGTGGATACTTTTATTGGATATCAGTAGGGGTATTATTTGGATTCATGATAATGTTTGACATTGGTTTTGTATTAGCCTTGACTTACCTAAAAG CTCCAGGGGCAGTTCAAGCCATTATTTCTAAAGACAAGTTACTACATCTTAAAGCAAGAGAAAATCATAAGTCATTCTTGGAAAATGATTCAACTGAAGCCTCTTATCCTTCAGATTCCTCCAAAATCCAAGGGTCAGTTAATCATAAAACAAACACAAACAGAATGGACATCTCTGTCCAAGAAATGGCAGATCAAGTGTCTACCATCAAAGGAAACATGATCCTACCATTCCAGCCACTGACTATGGTATTTCAAGGAGTGCAATATTTTGTTGATACACCCAAG GAAATGAGAGAGAGTGGTTTCGACCATAGAAAACTTCAACTGCTTCATGATATGACTGGTGCATTCAGGCCTGGAATCCTAACAGCACTAATGGGAGTCAGCGGTGCTGGGAAAACAACTCTCATGGATGTTCTTTCTGGAAGAAAAAATGGTGGAACTGTGGAAGGAGATAAAAGAATTGCAGGATATCCCAAAGTTCAGAAAACATTTGCTAGAATATCGGGTTACTGTGAGCAGTATGACATACATTCCCCACAAATTACAGTCGAAGAATCTGTGATGTACTCGGCTTGGTTGAGATTACCAACACAGATTGATCCAGAAAGCAAACAT GAATTTGTTAAGGAAGTCATCAGCATGATTGAGCTTGatgaaatcaaagatttcaTTGTTGGCATTCCTGGACAAAATGGGCTTTCTACTGAGCAGCGGAAGAGGCTAACCATTGCAGTGGAGCTTGTTTCCAATCCATCAATCATTTTCATGGATGAGCCGACATCGGGTTTAGATGCCAGAGCAGCAGCTATTGTCATGCGCACAGTTAAAAAAATAGTTGCCACAGGAAGAACCACGGTTTGTACCATTCACCAACCAAGCATCGATGTTTTTGAAGTATTTGATGAG TTGATTCTAATGAAAATGGGAGGGAAAATCATCTATTCTGGAGAGTTGGGTTACCATTCCCATAAACTTATAGAATATTTTGAG AGAATTCCGCAGTTACAAAAGATAAGAAACAATTATAATCCTGCAACATGGATGTTAGAGGTTACCTCTACATCAGTAGAAGAAGAGCTTGGATTAGACTTTGCTAAAATTTACAAGGAGTCAACACTTTATCA GGAAACAATGAATACTGTAAGGCAGCTGAGTGAACCACAAACAGGTTCAAAAGACTTGCATTTTCCAACTCAGTATCCACAGAACGGTTGGGAACATTTCAAGGCTTGCCTTTGGAAACAGTGTCTGTCGTATTGGAGAAGCCCAGAATACAACTTGGCGCGCTTCCTTTTCATGATTGTTGCGGCATTATTCTTTGGAGCGATATTTTGGCAGAAGGGGCAAGACAT AAACAACGAGCAAGATTTCCTTAACATTCTTGGATCAATGTATCTCGCGGTCATCTTCTTGGGCATAAATAACTGTTCATTAGTGCTTCCATATGTTGCAACCGAACGAACAGTTTTTTATCGAGAGAGATTTGCTGGGATGTACTCATCAATGGCCTACTCACTAGCACAG GTAACAATAGAATTACCATATGTATTTATGCTAGCAGCTCTCTATGTGACCATCATATATCCATCGGTTGGATATTATGCATCAGTCAGCAAGGTGCTCTGGTGTTTCTACACTACATTCTGCACGTTTCTGTACTTTATTTACCTCGGGATGCTTATAATTTCACTAACGCCAAGTCTCCAAGTAGCATCCGTGATGGCAACAGCAGTCTACACTATATGGAGTCTTTTCTCGGGTTTTCTACTGCCAGGACCG GAAATTCCTATATGGTGGAGTTGGTGCTATTGGATCTCTCCGTCGTCATGGTCCCTGAATGGTCTGCTGACATCACAATATGGAGACTTGGATGTAGACATAGTAATGTTTGGAGAAGTCAAATCTGCAAAAACCTTTCTGAAAGAATACTTCGGGTTTCGACATGATCGTTTATGGATAGTAGCAGTTGCACTGCTCGGTTTTCCTGCTCTTTTCGCCTCTCTGTTCGCATTTTTCATGGGGAGACTGAACTTCCAGAGGAGGTAA
- the LOC140983747 gene encoding AUGMIN subunit 8-like, whose translation MDTCEVPQALEKQSTSDATKRPLIRAVNNHGNLRSRIREVSSRYKSPTRSIVPKRCPSTNTSWTSPTSTVSGPKRAVSAERKRSLGPLSPPSPCPSTPVQDTSSEMLLATKKIVGNKLPESLRPFAMRSLSISFKSDIISVPMSKREKPVSNIPSDRALRPSSNIAHKQAELAASRKPTPVRTSTPNKVKRSSDKSENSKPNDSIPACLVDQHQWPRRVNGRASSTALKRNINLTDKISKTVFLSHSIKSESYPRRLSSDGTSKPLQKFTSDLLMLRTCCDSCKVMLNGCSSDDSSTMTQSAFSISPDKTLLMCAAARAQSLPTSGLHPPSPPVSRGISPATNKVGKPSSRGPSPVRARPSGPSRQPQSSTSVLSFIADIKKGNKAANHIEDVHQLRLLYNRHLQWRYANARSDAVLQSLKVKSEKILYSIWRKIAYMLDLATAKRIHLQQLRLILKLYSISDSQLTCLDQWALVERDHANSLTLVIQDLQAGIIRIPVTGGARGDIESIKAAVCSVVDVMQATGSSLCSIISQMEGMNSLVSQVADIAAQERAMLDEYESLMSITAAFQVEEYSLRTQIFQSRQALGNGVSSIFGF comes from the exons ATGGACACATGTGAAGTACCGCAAGCATTAGAGAAGCAATCTACGTCAGATGCAACCAAACGTCCATTGATTCGAGCTGTTAACAATCATGGAAACCTCCGGTCCCGAATCAGAGAAGTTAGTTCTAGGTACAAGTCACCCACACGGTCCATTGTACCAAAACGCTGCCCTTCGACCAATACCAGCTGGACATCTCCAACCTCAACTGTATCTGGTCCAAAGAGGGCTGTATCAGCAGAAAGAAAGCGCTCCCTTGGACCATTATCACCACCCAGTCCATGTCCATCAACGCCAGTGCAGGATACATCCTCAGAAATGCTACTGGCCACGAAAAAGATTGTGGGCAATAAGTTACCGGAATCTTTAAGGCCATTTGCAATGCGGAGTCTCAGTATTTCTTTTAAATCTGATATCATATCTGTCCCTATGAGCAAGAGAGAAAAACCGGTTTCAAACATTCCCTCTGACCGAGCTCTGAGGCCTTCATCAAACATAGCTCATAAACAGGCCGAACTAGCTGCTTCAAGAAAACCCACGCCAGTGAGAACGAGTACTCCAAATAAAGTAAAAAGGTCTTCTGACAAATCAGAGAATTCTAAACCCAATGATAGTATACCTGCTTGTCTGGTGGATCAGCATCAATGGCCAAGAAGAGTAAACGGAAGGGCAAGTTCTACTGCTTTGAAGAGAAATATCAATCTGACTGATAAGATAAGCAAAACTGTATTTTTATCCCATTCCATTAAGTCTGAATCTTACCCCAGGAGATTGTCTTCGGATGGGACTAGCAAACCTTTACAAAAATTTACCAGTGATTTGTTAATGTTAAGAACTTGCTGTGACAGTTGCAAAGTTATGTTGAATGGATGCTCATCTGATGATAGTTCTACGATGACGCAGTCTGCCTTTTCAATTTCACCAGATAAAACGCTATTGATGTGCGCTGCAGCAAGAGCTCAATCTTTGCCAACTTCTGGATTGCACCCTCCATCGCCACCTGTGTCTAGGGGGATAAGTCCAGCTACAAATAAGGTTGGCAAGCCTTCTTCTAGAGGACCCAGTCCTGTTCGGGCAAGGCCATCCGGCCCATCCCGACAACCTCAGAGTTCAACTTCTGTTCTTAGCTTTATTGCTGATATTAAGAAAGGAAATAAGGCTGCAAATCACATCGAAGACGTGCATCAGCTGCGGTTGTTGTACAATAGACATTTACAATGGCGTTATGCAAATGCCAGAAGTGATGCTGTGTTGCAATCACTAAAAGTAAAATCAGAG AAAATATTGTATAGCATTTGGAGGAAAATTGCATATATGTTGGACTTGGCAACTGCAAAAAGGATACACCTTCAGCAGCTGAGGCTCATCCTGAAACTTTACTCAATTTCGGACAGTCAA CTGACTTGTCTTGATCAGTGGGCTTTGGTCGAAAGAGACCATGCCAACTCATTAACCTTGGTCATCCAAGATCTGCAAGCTGGTATCATCCGTATACCAGTCACTGGAGGAGCAAGG GGAGATATTGAAAGTATTAAGGCAGCTGTATGCTCTGTTGTTGATGTGATGCAGGCTACAGGATCCTCTTTATGTTCCATTATCTCACAG ATGGAGGGGATGAATTCCTTGGTTTCCCAAGTTGCTGATATAGCAGCACAAGAAAGAGCAATGCTTGATGAATATGAATCGCTAATGAGCATCACAGCTGCATTTCAG GTGGAAGAATACAGCCTGAGAACCCAAATATTTCAGTCGAGACAAGCTTTGGGAAATGGCGTATCATCgatatttggattttaa